Proteins encoded by one window of Gallaecimonas pentaromativorans:
- the trmH gene encoding tRNA (guanosine(18)-2'-O)-methyltransferase TrmH yields MSPERFAKIKAVLAMRQPDLTVCMEEVHKAHNLSAVVRTADAIGIHEVHAIFPQKGVRMRPHTAGGSLNWVKVHRYRHIEEAVTALRTQGMQIVATNLSAKAKDFRDIDYTQPTALLVGQELQGISPEALALADHHVVIPMLGMVQSLNVSVASALILYEAQRQRQNAGMYGHSRLPETEWQRLLFERGYPQLAQQCNRKGLPFPLIDEAGEVQADEDWWQAMRAATPAKEA; encoded by the coding sequence ATGAGCCCGGAGCGTTTTGCGAAAATAAAGGCGGTGCTGGCCATGCGCCAGCCCGATCTCACGGTCTGTATGGAAGAGGTGCACAAAGCCCACAACCTCAGCGCCGTGGTGCGCACCGCTGATGCCATCGGCATTCACGAGGTGCACGCCATCTTCCCGCAAAAAGGCGTGCGCATGCGCCCCCATACCGCCGGCGGCAGCCTCAACTGGGTCAAGGTGCACCGCTACCGCCATATCGAAGAGGCAGTTACGGCCCTGCGCACTCAGGGCATGCAGATTGTGGCCACCAATCTCTCGGCAAAGGCCAAGGATTTTCGCGATATCGACTACACCCAGCCCACCGCGCTGCTGGTGGGCCAGGAGCTGCAAGGCATCAGCCCCGAGGCCTTAGCACTGGCTGACCACCATGTGGTGATCCCCATGCTGGGCATGGTGCAATCGCTGAATGTGTCGGTGGCCAGCGCCCTTATCCTTTACGAGGCTCAGCGCCAGCGGCAAAACGCCGGCATGTACGGCCACAGCCGCCTGCCCGAGACCGAATGGCAACGGCTGCTGTTCGAGCGCGGCTACCCGCAGCTGGCCCAGCAGTGCAACCGCAAAGGGCTGCCCTTCCCGCTGATTGACGAGGCCGGTGAGGTGCAGGCCGACGAGGACTGGTGGCAGGCGATGCGCGCCGCCACCCCCGCCAAGGAGGCGTAA